The genomic segment tatatacacacacatatatatccCCAAACATTAAAGAACTCACACTAAATTACACGTCCTTTGTATGAAATATTTAGTGCAAATAATAAAACGTTGTCTGTCGATCCTTATCTAAAGACTATATGATACCACTATCTCACCAATAGAGATATtattttgtgatattttataGTTGCACTAGAGTTTTATGTGAATCAACCACTTCACTAATGAGATGTGAATCAACCTTCACTGATAGGATGATAAGATCATGTAGCCATCAGACGAACAATATTTGTTGTTTTCATGTTTACATCTATTTGTCCGCTTGCATCAAAGATTTTCCCATTCTTTTTACCTCTACACCCCTCCATAACACCCTTATTACAGTTTACCACTTACCGCCCCTTCTCTTCCGCTATGCACCCATCCACGCGCCACACGCAAGAAAGCAACCTACCTCGccggagcagagcagagcatgCTAGACCTCGACGCGGCAGTAGGTCGCCGTCTGAAACCTGAGCCCGTTGGCCCCTAGCACGCCGTTGCCGCCGCTGCTGATGAAGAAAGCCGGGCATGTGACGTAGATGTGGTAGTGGCCGGAGGTCCAGCTGCCGACCTTCCACCGGACGCGGCCGTCGATCCTGACCTGCATGATGAGGTACCCCGCGGCGACATCCTTTCCGAGCGCTTTGGCGAGGAAGGGCGCGAAGGGGACGTTGGGGCCCTTGAGCACCGGCGACCAGACGTCGACGTCTCCGTGGCCCTGGTACACCGGCGGGAGCCGGGAAGCGAGCGT from the Phragmites australis chromosome 19, lpPhrAust1.1, whole genome shotgun sequence genome contains:
- the LOC133900953 gene encoding NDR1/HIN1-like protein 1, whose translation is MSKDCGKHAEDDLRQTCRRLLCLLFGLAVIVAVIALIVYLVLRPTHPRFFLQDATLRQLDLSNGSAPLLSTAVQVTIASRNPNGRVGVYYDRLDVYASYKYQQITLASRLPPVYQGHGDVDVWSPVLKGPNVPFAPFLAKALGKDVAAGYLIMQVRIDGRVRWKVGSWTSGHYHIYVTCPAFFISSGGNGVLGANGLRFQTATYCRVEV